Proteins found in one Campylobacter concisus genomic segment:
- a CDS encoding sugar transporter, translated as MISVHRVAYLRVIALAFCAFIFNTTEFVPVPLLSDIAKDFDMSTADTGLIITIYAWSVTILSLPLMLLTANLERKSLLLKVFIVFVVAHMLCTFAWNFKILIIARLMIAIAHAIFWAITASLAVRLAPINKSSQALGLLALGTSLAMILGLPLGRILGDALGWRVTFGLIGIFAVGVGVWLYKILPLLPSKNSGSLKSLPELARNGLLMVIFLLTAIIISAHFSTYSYIEPFAKDISGFDGKFITIFLLIFGVAGVVASLLFSKFYKLIPNAFSAISIMLILCCLLLLNFIAKNEVLMLVLAFVWGLGIAGVNMSFQIKVLNLASNATDAAMAIFSAIYNIGIGAGALIGHQTIVHLGEQNIGNVGSFFAASGLIIFLFAVSKVKRI; from the coding sequence AGGGTTATAGCTCTTGCTTTTTGTGCTTTTATATTTAACACTACTGAGTTTGTCCCAGTGCCACTTTTAAGTGATATTGCAAAAGACTTTGATATGAGCACCGCCGATACTGGTCTTATCATCACGATTTATGCGTGGAGCGTCACTATACTCTCTTTACCGCTTATGCTTTTAACTGCAAATTTAGAACGAAAATCTCTTCTTTTAAAAGTTTTTATCGTATTTGTTGTAGCTCATATGCTTTGCACCTTTGCTTGGAATTTTAAAATTTTAATTATTGCTCGGTTGATGATAGCTATTGCCCATGCCATTTTTTGGGCTATCACTGCTTCACTTGCTGTTAGGCTAGCTCCGATAAATAAAAGCTCGCAAGCTCTTGGATTGCTAGCTCTTGGTACATCACTAGCGATGATACTTGGTCTGCCACTTGGAAGAATTTTAGGTGACGCACTTGGCTGGCGTGTGACCTTTGGACTGATCGGAATTTTTGCTGTTGGTGTTGGAGTTTGGCTATATAAAATTTTGCCACTTCTGCCAAGTAAAAACTCAGGCTCACTTAAAAGCTTGCCAGAGCTTGCAAGAAATGGCCTTTTAATGGTCATATTTTTACTAACGGCAATTATCATAAGCGCGCATTTTAGCACTTATAGCTACATTGAGCCATTTGCAAAAGATATCAGTGGCTTTGATGGAAAATTTATCACAATATTCTTGCTTATATTTGGCGTTGCTGGTGTAGTCGCAAGCCTGCTTTTCTCTAAATTTTATAAGCTTATTCCAAATGCATTTTCTGCAATTTCTATTATGCTTATTTTATGTTGCTTGCTTTTGTTAAATTTTATTGCTAAAAATGAAGTTTTAATGCTAGTTTTGGCCTTTGTTTGGGGGCTTGGCATAGCTGGTGTAAATATGAGCTTTCAAATAAAAGTGCTAAATTTAGCCTCAAATGCAACTGATGCCGCAATGGCGATATTTTCGGCTATTTATAACATAGGCATCGGAGCAGGGGCGCTAATAGGGCATCAAACGATAGTTCATTTAGGCGAGCAAAATATCGGGAATGTTGGTAGTTTTTTTGCCGCAAGCGGACTTATCATATTTTTGTTTGCGGTATCTAAGGTTAAGAGAATTTAG
- a CDS encoding DUF2325 domain-containing protein: protein MSVLVIGADEITPIKAVLHDLGAEKIEHWDARNENRVNRKPIPQDTECVVMLTSFLNHNTMKTIKTQAKKRNIPIVCAKRSVSCVFCEYCKVFGLDKEFGCKE, encoded by the coding sequence ATGTCAGTTTTAGTTATCGGTGCAGATGAGATAACGCCTATCAAGGCAGTTTTACATGATTTGGGAGCTGAGAAGATAGAACACTGGGATGCTAGAAATGAAAACCGTGTAAATCGCAAGCCAATCCCTCAAGATACTGAGTGCGTGGTGATGCTAACTAGTTTTTTAAACCACAACACGATGAAGACTATTAAAACTCAAGCAAAAAAGAGAAATATTCCAATTGTTTGTGCAAAAAGAAGCGTTAGTTGCGTATTTTGCGAGTACTGCAAGGTCTTTGGGCTAGATAAGGAATTTGGATGCAAAGAATAA
- a CDS encoding amino acid ABC transporter permease: MENLDRVIELVSSSTLPMIIALLKVTIPLTLLSFSLGLVIAIITAVARLSNIKILKFIFATYVWIFRGTPLLVQLFIVFYGLPSIGFTLDTWSAATIAFSLNVGAYASESVRAAILSVPKGQWEAATSLGMTHYQILKRIIAPQAVRISLPPLSNTFIGLVKDTSLAASITMVDMFMVAQRIAARTFEPLILYILAALIYLVVCTLLTYLQSSLEKAVSRYV; the protein is encoded by the coding sequence ATGGAAAATTTAGATAGAGTGATCGAGCTTGTTTCAAGCTCGACACTACCGATGATCATCGCACTTTTAAAAGTGACGATCCCACTTACTTTACTCTCGTTTTCGCTAGGGCTTGTCATCGCCATTATCACAGCAGTAGCGAGGCTTTCAAATATAAAAATTTTAAAATTTATATTTGCCACTTATGTTTGGATATTTCGCGGCACACCACTTCTTGTGCAGCTTTTTATCGTATTTTACGGGCTTCCTAGCATAGGTTTCACGCTTGATACTTGGAGTGCGGCGACTATCGCTTTTAGTCTAAACGTGGGTGCTTATGCATCTGAGTCTGTAAGGGCTGCCATACTTTCTGTGCCAAAAGGTCAGTGGGAGGCTGCCACATCGCTTGGCATGACGCACTATCAAATTTTAAAGCGTATCATCGCGCCTCAAGCAGTGAGGATCTCCTTACCGCCGCTTTCAAATACATTTATAGGCCTTGTTAAAGACACTTCGCTAGCAGCTTCTATAACGATGGTGGATATGTTTATGGTCGCTCAAAGGATCGCAGCAAGGACCTTTGAACCACTCATCCTCTACATCCTAGCAGCACTCATCTATCTAGTGGTTTGCACACTCTTAACCTATCTTCAATCAAGCCTTGAAAAAGCTGTCTCAAGGTATGTCTAA
- a CDS encoding UDP-N-acetylmuramate--alanine ligase — protein sequence MRFGLLSDIGEITPNIFAKLDRLSRAKIFIALYNSGVESELKIPLSYAKFLNFKEIFEARINFLLRGKCLNCKPADRFCFSSNIIINAYLKGDFSKIKFIAKEPKMAAAKMIKMLYVSGKFEFCIDAAQMFCQFVYDKIRLRHQDKEVMLNSGVISVKKDGKNLLSVMPSFKKVSFDDMRNLNDDIDRAVGVLGHECEMVYIVFPRNEEFRRHVEVRHCCARGLIKLVPYTIISKIF from the coding sequence ATGAGATTCGGGCTTTTATCAGATATTGGCGAAATAACTCCAAATATTTTTGCAAAGCTTGATAGGCTTTCACGTGCAAAAATTTTTATTGCACTTTATAATTCTGGTGTAGAAAGTGAGCTAAAAATACCACTTTCTTACGCTAAATTTCTAAATTTCAAAGAAATTTTTGAGGCCAGGATAAATTTCCTGCTTCGCGGAAAATGTCTAAATTGTAAGCCAGCAGATCGCTTTTGTTTTTCATCAAATATCATCATAAATGCTTATTTAAAAGGCGACTTTTCAAAGATCAAATTTATAGCAAAAGAGCCAAAGATGGCGGCTGCAAAGATGATAAAAATGCTTTATGTAAGTGGGAAATTTGAGTTTTGTATCGATGCGGCACAGATGTTTTGTCAATTTGTTTATGATAAAATACGCCTCCGCCATCAAGACAAAGAGGTCATGCTAAATAGCGGTGTCATCTCGGTCAAAAAAGATGGTAAAAATTTGCTCAGTGTCATGCCAAGCTTTAAAAAAGTGAGCTTTGATGATATGAGAAATTTAAACGACGATATAGATAGAGCCGTCGGTGTGCTTGGTCACGAGTGTGAGATGGTTTATATCGTTTTTCCTAGAAATGAGGAATTTAGGCGACACGTTGAGGTTAGACACTGTTGTGCGAGAGGTTTGATCAAGCTTGTGCCTTATACGATTATTAGTAAAATTTTTTAA
- the fldA gene encoding flavodoxin FldA, giving the protein MIGIVYGSSMGNTEDAAKLISEGLGLENELLNVADVDAAKLNSFDKLILGTSTWGSGDLQDDWDAFDFKALNLSGKTVAVFGMGDSESYSDEYCNGMAKLYDEVVKAGANVVGEVSTDGYTFDGSDAVKNGKFVGLALDADNQSDKTEGRISAWIEQIKPYFA; this is encoded by the coding sequence ATGATAGGTATAGTTTATGGAAGCAGCATGGGAAATACCGAAGATGCAGCAAAACTTATAAGTGAGGGTCTAGGCCTTGAAAATGAGCTTTTAAACGTTGCCGATGTAGACGCAGCAAAACTAAATAGCTTTGATAAGCTCATCCTTGGTACATCAACCTGGGGTAGTGGCGATCTTCAAGATGACTGGGATGCGTTTGACTTTAAAGCGCTAAATCTAAGCGGAAAAACAGTCGCTGTTTTTGGCATGGGTGATAGCGAGAGCTACTCTGATGAGTACTGTAATGGCATGGCAAAGCTTTATGATGAGGTCGTAAAAGCTGGCGCAAATGTAGTTGGTGAGGTTAGCACTGACGGATATACATTTGATGGCTCTGATGCCGTAAAAAATGGAAAATTTGTAGGTTTAGCGCTTGACGCTGACAATCAAAGCGACAAAACTGAGGGTAGAATTTCAGCTTGGATCGAGCAGATAAAACCTTACTTTGCTTAA
- a CDS encoding amino acid ABC transporter ATP-binding protein, which yields MAINFKNISKSYGDHLVLDNINTSFKEGQTTVIVGSSGCGKSTLLRCINLLEIPQSGTLEVDDRSVNFKEKLSSKELLEIRKKTGMVFQSFNLFPHLTALQNVTEAPIYVQKKDKNEAIKEAKDLLAKVGLSHKEDTYPNRLSGGQAQRVAIARALAVNPYFLLLDEPTSALDPELEAEVLKVILSLAKEKKSMIIVTHNMNFARKIADRILFLDKGVIAFDGLVDEFFNSQNERIKSFISAMDI from the coding sequence ATGGCTATAAATTTTAAAAATATAAGCAAATCTTACGGCGATCATTTGGTGCTAGATAACATAAACACAAGCTTTAAAGAGGGGCAAACAACTGTGATAGTTGGCTCATCTGGTTGTGGCAAATCAACACTTCTTAGATGTATAAATTTACTTGAGATCCCACAAAGTGGCACTTTAGAGGTAGATGATAGGAGTGTAAATTTTAAAGAGAAGCTTAGCTCAAAAGAACTTTTAGAAATTCGCAAAAAAACTGGTATGGTCTTTCAAAGCTTCAACCTCTTCCCACACCTAACAGCACTTCAAAATGTCACTGAAGCTCCGATCTACGTTCAAAAAAAAGATAAAAACGAAGCGATAAAAGAGGCAAAAGATCTTTTAGCCAAAGTGGGGCTTAGTCACAAAGAAGACACCTATCCAAACAGGCTCTCAGGCGGTCAAGCGCAGCGTGTAGCCATCGCTAGAGCACTAGCTGTAAATCCATACTTTTTACTGCTTGACGAGCCTACAAGTGCGCTTGATCCAGAGCTTGAGGCCGAAGTTTTAAAGGTAATCTTATCTCTTGCAAAAGAGAAAAAGTCTATGATCATCGTCACTCATAATATGAATTTTGCTAGAAAGATAGCTGATAGAATTTTGTTTTTAGATAAAGGCGTGATCGCATTTGATGGCTTGGTAGATGAGTTTTTCAATAGCCAAAACGAAAGAATAAAAAGCTTTATCTCGGCTATGGATATATGA